CCTCCTCCAGCGCGGACCCGTCGGGGTGCCCGGCCACCGCGTAGCCGGCGTCGGCGAGCGCGGCGAGGACCGCGATCCGGATCGTCTCCGCGTCCTCGACGACGAGGACCCTGGCTGGCTCGCTCACCGGGCCATTCTCCCGGCTCAGGCTGAAGAGTCGCTGAAAGACCGCCGCGACACGCCTCACCGCGCCGCCGCGTGCGCGACGCTGCTCGGCATGGACAACCAAGCACAAAGCAGGAAGCGCCGCGCCGTGCTGGGCGCGGGCATTGTGCTCACGCTCAGCCTGGGCACCGTCGGCGGCATCGCGCTCGCACAGGGCTCCGACCCCGTCGCCGTGCACGCGGAAGCCAAGCCCGGCAAGCACGAGAAGGCCAAGCGGCCGGTCGCCATCGGCACCGTCGCCGCTGTCGGCCAGGGCACCCTCAAGATCACCAAGGACGGGGGCGGCGAACTGTCGCTGACCACCGACAACGCCACGAAGGTCCGCGGCATGCGCACGCTCGGCGACTTCAAGGCCGGGCAGCGGGTCACCGTGACCCACAAGGACGGCAAGGCGCTGGCCGTGGTGCTGACCCGCGCGCACGCGAAGGGCACCGTCACGGCGCTCAACGGGCAGCGGGCCACGCTCGTGACCGCGGGCGGCCTGGCGCAGACGCTCGACCTGACCGCGGTGACCGAGAAGCCCAAGGTCGGTGACGTGGTGGCGGCCACCGGCACGGCGGTCGAGTCCGGCGCCGTCCTCAAGGTCGAACGGCTCCGCCAGCTCCCGAAATGAGAGCGTTTCCAAGCAGGTAGAAGCGCTAAGCTACTTTCGTTCAGTACGGACGGAAGGCGGCGAGGCGTGCGGCGTTCGGCAGCACCACCCACCCTGGAGGACGTCGCGCTCCGGGCCGGGGTGTCCAGGGCGACGGTCTCCCGCGTGATCAACAACCAGCCGCGGGTCAGCCCGGAGACCGCCGCGGTGGTGCTCGCCGCCGCGGCCGAGCTGGGCTACACGCCGAACGCCGCCGCCCGCTCCCTGGTCACCCGGCGCACCGGCGCGATCGCGGTGGTGCTCTCCGAACCCGAGAGCATGATCTTCGACGACCCGTTCTTCGCCGCCGTGGTGCGCACCGCCTGCCACGAGCTGGCCCGCCACCAGCAGCAGATGGCGCTGCTGCTGGCGCACCGCCCCGAGCAGGCCGAGCGGGTGGAGCGGTTCCTGCGCGCCGGGCACGTCGACGGCGCGCTGATGTTCAGCCCGCACCGCGACGACCCGCTGCCCGGCCAGGTCCGGCGGCTGCCCATGCCCGTGGTCTTCGGCGGGCGCCCGTGGCTGCCGGAGGACGGGCTGCACATCGTCGACGCCGACAACCTGGGCGGTGCCGAGCTGGCCACGCGGCACCTCGTCGAGCGCGGCCGCGGCAACACCGTCACGATCACCGGGCCGCTGGACCACCGGGCCGCCGTGGACCGCCTCGAAGGATGGCGGCGGGTCACCGGAGCCGACGAGGCCGCGGTCCGCTCGCGCAGCGCCGAGGGCGACTTCACCAGGGCCGGTGGGGAGCGCGCCATGACCGAGCTGCTCGCCCGCGTGCCCGACCTCGACGGCGTGTTCGCGGCGAGCGACCACATGGCCGTCGGCGCCCTGTCCGCACTCCGGCGGGCCGGCCGGGCGGTGCCCCGCGACGTGTCCGTGGTCAGCTTCGACGACCACCCCTCGATCGCCGCGGCCGCCCATCCCGCACTGACCGCGGTGCGTCAGGACCCGATCGGGATGGTCGCGGAGATGGTCGCCGACCTGCACGCCCTGCTGGACGGCGAGGACCTCGCCCCGCACTGCCGCTTCCTCCCCGCCACCCTCACCGAACGCGCCTCGGCGTAGGACGGGCGCGGTTCACCGCATCGGGGGCTTCGCGGGTGTGGGTCGTGCGCGTCCGCCGGGCGGAGCGACTCGGCTGGGCAGAATGCCGCCGTGTCTCTCCCCCGACCCCGACCCGATCGGCGCGCGCTGTTGCTCGGCGCGGGTGCAAGCGCGCTGGGAGCGCTGGTCGCCTGCTCCGCCCCGCCGCGTCCCCCAGCTCCCGTCGCCGCGACCGAGCCGCTGGACGCGGTCCGCGCGAACGGCCCCCGCCAGGCGGGCATCGCCGATCCGCCCATCGCCCAACGCCACTGTGATCTGTCCATTTGGGACACACGGGACGCGAAGGACCACCCTGCCGACCTGCTCAGGCGGTGGAGCGCGCTGATCCCGGCACTGGCGAGCGGCCAGGCACCGGCGCTCGGCGGGCTGGCTCCGAGCGCGCTCACCGTCACGGTCGGCATCGGTCCCCGCCTGGTCGCGGCGGTCGACCCGAAGCTGCCGGGGGCGCAGGACCTGCCGGCCTTCGCCGACGAGCAGATCGGCGAACGGCACCGCGGCGGCGACCTGATGCTCCAGGTCTGCGCGAGCGATCCGCTCGTGGTGTCGCTCGCGGTCGGCGAGCTGAGCAGGGTCGCGGCGCTGCGCCCGCGCTGGCGGCAGACGGCCTTCCGAGGCCCCTCGCGCGCGGACGGGGCGGCGCGCAACATGCTCGGCTTCGTGGACGGGATCGTGGTCCCGCGCGGCGACCGCGAACTGGACCGCGAGGTCTGGCTTGACGGACCGGAAAGAGTTCGCGGAGGCACGATCGCGGTGGTCCGGCGAATGCGACTGGACGCCAACGCCTTCCTCGCCCTGCCGATCGCCGAACAGGAACGGATCTTCGGCCGCCGCCGCGACTCGGCGGAACCGCTCTCCGGCGGCGGGCCGGACGCGGAGGTGGACCTGGGCGCGAAGACCGCGGACGGCCAGTACCAGGTGCCCGCCGACTCGCACGTGCGCCGGGCCCACCCGCTCACCAGCGGATCGGGCGTCATGCTGCGCCGGTCCTACAGCTTCGACGACGGCCCGGACGACCGCGGCCTGCTGTTCATCTCGTTCCAGCGCGAGCTGCGCACCTTCGTGGCGACGCAGCACCGCCTGGACGAGGGCGACCGGTTGATGCGCTTCGCCACCACCACGGCCTCCGGCACCTTCCTGGTGCTGCCCGGCCTCCCGCTCGACCGCTTCTTCGCATGAAAGAACCGGGGGCGCGATCCGCGCCCCCGGTCCTCATCAGAACTGCTTAGCTCTCCCGCCTGCACCTCCTCGTGAAGAGCAGCAGCAGACCGCCACCGGCCAGCGACAGCAGGCCGAGGACCAGCAGCCACCCCGTGTCCACACCGGTGTCCGCGAGCTTGCCGGTCTTCACCGGCGTGCTCCCCGAACCCGAACCGGAGCCGGCAGGCGGGGTCAGACCCGCGTCCACCGTCAGCACCTCGCGGTCGGTCGGGCCGACCGCCACCGGCTTGGAGCAGCCCGTGGTCTGGTCCGCGTCGGAGTCGGTCGCCGGGTCGCCGACCCAGGGCTTGGTGAACTTGTGCCCGGTCAGCGCCTCGGGCAGCGAGCCCACCGCGAAGCACACCGTGTAGCTGCCGTCGCGCACCCCGTCGAAGAGGTACTTGCCATCGGCGTCGGTGGTGACCTTCGCGATCTCCTTGCCCTCGGTGTCCTTCAGCACCACGGTCACATCGGCGGCACCGGGCTCGCCCGTGTCCTGCACGCCGTTGCGGTTGCGGTCCACCCACACGGTGTCACCGATCCGGTTGCCCGGCTCGACGATTCCGATGTCGATGTTCAGGTTCTCCCGCTTGCCCGGCCCCACGGTGACCGGAGCGCACCCGGTCGCGGGGTCGGCGTCGGAGTCCTTCGCGTCGTCACCGGCCGAGGCCTTGGTGAGCATGTAGCCGGAGTACTTGGTGGGCAACGACTTCAGGTCGACGCACACCTCGTAGCTGCCGTCCGGCACGTCGGTGAAGACGTACTTGCCGTCCGGCCCGGTCTTCACCGTGACCTCCTTGCCGCTCGGGTCGCGCAGCACCACCGGCACGTCCGGGACACCGGGCTCGCCCGGGTCCTGCACGCCGTTGCGGTTGGTGTCGACCCACACGAAGTCGCCGATCTTGTTCGGCGGAGCGACCACCCCGGCGTCCACCGTCAGGTTCTCCCGCTTGCCCGGGCCCACGGTGACCGGCGCGCCGCACCGGGTCGCGGGATCGGCGTCGGAGTCCTTCGCGGTGTCCCCGGCCTTGGCCTTGGTCAGGACCATGTCCCCGGCGGTTCCGAAGCAGACCTGGTACGAGCCGTCCGGCACGCCCTCGACGAGGTACTTGCCGTCGGGTCCCGTCGTGGTCTTGGCGACCTCGGTGCCCTTGTCGTCCTTCACCGTCACGGTCACACCGGGAACACCGGGCTCGCCCGGGTCCTGGAGGCCGTTCTTGTT
The window above is part of the Allokutzneria albata genome. Proteins encoded here:
- a CDS encoding LacI family DNA-binding transcriptional regulator yields the protein MRRSAAPPTLEDVALRAGVSRATVSRVINNQPRVSPETAAVVLAAAAELGYTPNAAARSLVTRRTGAIAVVLSEPESMIFDDPFFAAVVRTACHELARHQQQMALLLAHRPEQAERVERFLRAGHVDGALMFSPHRDDPLPGQVRRLPMPVVFGGRPWLPEDGLHIVDADNLGGAELATRHLVERGRGNTVTITGPLDHRAAVDRLEGWRRVTGADEAAVRSRSAEGDFTRAGGERAMTELLARVPDLDGVFAASDHMAVGALSALRRAGRAVPRDVSVVSFDDHPSIAAAAHPALTAVRQDPIGMVAEMVADLHALLDGEDLAPHCRFLPATLTERASA
- a CDS encoding Dyp-type peroxidase; this translates as MSLPRPRPDRRALLLGAGASALGALVACSAPPRPPAPVAATEPLDAVRANGPRQAGIADPPIAQRHCDLSIWDTRDAKDHPADLLRRWSALIPALASGQAPALGGLAPSALTVTVGIGPRLVAAVDPKLPGAQDLPAFADEQIGERHRGGDLMLQVCASDPLVVSLAVGELSRVAALRPRWRQTAFRGPSRADGAARNMLGFVDGIVVPRGDRELDREVWLDGPERVRGGTIAVVRRMRLDANAFLALPIAEQERIFGRRRDSAEPLSGGGPDAEVDLGAKTADGQYQVPADSHVRRAHPLTSGSGVMLRRSYSFDDGPDDRGLLFISFQRELRTFVATQHRLDEGDRLMRFATTTASGTFLVLPGLPLDRFFA